In Chitinophagales bacterium, a genomic segment contains:
- a CDS encoding T9SS type A sorting domain-containing protein, with protein MRKTLNKNEEVPQCLSGSWGKRTMFFINVVVLLQTAYCLLPTISWSQKIAGGSGHSLAVCTDSTGRAWGYNADGELGDGTNFSSPVPVQVSALTAIAAISGGGNHSIALINNGTVWAWGDNGWGQLGNGTNSDSNVPVQVNSLTGSTAIAAGGNHSLALKNDSTLWTWGYNGYGELGNGTNSDSNIPVQVSSLTGITAIAGGYTHSLALKNDSTVWTWGQNNYGQLGNGTNTDSNVPVQVSGLTGIIAIAGGWEHSLALKNDGTAWAWGHNGHGELGNGTNTDTNIPVQVTGLSGITAMSGGLDYSLALENDGSVRAWGYNVFGELGNGTNTDSNVPVIVDSLTGITAIAGGTYHILALKNDQTVWAWGGNGSGQLGNGTFGTGSNLPVQLTGLCQVSTSINEITEALIISVFPNPFSESFQLQNENAKEATLKIFDVEGNLLVNRKLNHSEIISLSENFPSGIYLLQLQTGDQCSSMKIVKL; from the coding sequence ATGCGGAAAACCTTAAATAAAAATGAAGAAGTGCCACAATGCTTATCAGGATCATGGGGAAAAAGGACAATGTTTTTTATCAACGTGGTGGTTCTTTTGCAAACTGCATACTGCCTGCTGCCAACTATTTCCTGGAGCCAAAAAATTGCAGGTGGCAGTGGCCATTCCCTTGCCGTTTGCACCGATAGCACAGGAAGGGCGTGGGGTTACAACGCCGATGGTGAATTAGGCGATGGAACCAACTTTAGCAGCCCCGTGCCTGTGCAGGTGAGCGCTCTCACAGCCATCGCAGCCATTTCAGGAGGAGGAAATCATTCCATTGCCTTGATAAATAATGGTACAGTATGGGCCTGGGGAGACAATGGGTGGGGTCAACTTGGAAATGGAACTAACAGCGATAGCAATGTCCCCGTACAGGTGAATTCCCTTACCGGCAGCACTGCCATTGCAGCAGGAGGGAATCACTCTTTAGCCCTGAAGAATGACAGCACCTTATGGACGTGGGGATACAACGGCTATGGTGAACTTGGAAATGGAACCAACTCTGACAGCAATATTCCGGTACAAGTGAGTTCTCTAACAGGCATCACAGCCATTGCGGGAGGATATACTCATTCGCTTGCCCTGAAGAATGACAGCACGGTATGGACCTGGGGGCAGAATAACTATGGTCAACTTGGAAATGGAACCAACACCGACAGTAATGTTCCCGTGCAAGTGAGCGGACTTACAGGCATCATTGCCATTGCTGGAGGTTGGGAGCATTCTCTTGCCCTGAAGAATGATGGCACGGCCTGGGCTTGGGGACACAATGGCCATGGTGAACTTGGAAATGGAACCAACACGGATACCAATATTCCCGTACAGGTGACTGGGCTCTCAGGCATCACCGCCATGTCAGGAGGACTGGATTATTCCCTGGCTCTTGAAAATGACGGCTCGGTACGGGCGTGGGGATACAATGTGTTTGGTGAACTTGGAAATGGAACCAACACCGATAGTAATGTTCCCGTGATAGTTGATTCTCTAACTGGCATCACCGCCATCGCAGGAGGAACTTATCATATCCTGGCCCTGAAAAATGATCAAACGGTTTGGGCGTGGGGCGGTAATGGCTCTGGTCAACTCGGAAACGGAACCTTCGGCACCGGTAGCAATTTGCCTGTACAGCTAACGGGATTGTGCCAGGTTTCAACATCAATAAATGAAATTACAGAAGCATTAATCATTTCAGTTTTTCCAAATCCATTTTCCGAATCATTCCAACTTCAAAATGAAAATGCAAAAGAAGCAACGCTGAAAATTTTTGATGTGGAAGGAAATCTTTTGGTGAATAGAAAACTAAACCATTCAGAAATAATTTCTCTTAGTGAAAATTTTCCTTCAGGAATTTATTTGTTGCAATTGCAAACGGGTGATCAATGTTCCTCCATGAAAATTGTGAAATTATGA
- a CDS encoding T9SS type A sorting domain-containing protein: MFRISERFSFIPDGRIGVARNLSANQWLAIWSVKSVAIQSDGKIVVAGYSGNGLESDFAVARYNVDSRVGIENTVEESTLNISPNPFGNELLIKGTKEKGEIIISDVLGKEILRQKTFSLETKINTEKLLLGFYVLNYTEGNKTEIMTIVKF, from the coding sequence TTGTTTAGAATATCAGAGAGGTTCTCGTTTATTCCGGATGGCAGGATAGGCGTTGCGCGTAATCTTTCTGCCAATCAATGGCTTGCCATCTGGTCAGTTAAATCAGTCGCCATCCAGAGTGATGGCAAAATAGTGGTAGCGGGATATAGTGGCAATGGCCTTGAAAGTGATTTTGCTGTAGCGCGGTATAATGTCGATAGTAGGGTTGGTATTGAAAATACTGTTGAGGAAAGTACCCTTAATATTTCTCCCAATCCTTTTGGCAATGAACTTTTAATAAAAGGCACTAAAGAAAAAGGTGAGATTATTATTTCTGATGTGTTGGGAAAAGAAATTCTACGGCAGAAAACCTTTTCTTTAGAAACAAAAATCAATACTGAAAAATTATTGCTAGGTTTTTATGTGCTAAATTATACGGAAGGAAATAAGACGGAGATTATGACCATCGTAAAATTCTAA
- a CDS encoding T9SS type A sorting domain-containing protein, with product MQGNLLVIEEINHFEEIFLGKDLPAGVYLLQMITAEKNSSVRIVKIN from the coding sequence CTGCAAGGAAATCTTTTAGTCATTGAAGAAATAAATCATTTCGAAGAGATCTTTTTAGGAAAAGACTTACCCGCCGGAGTTTATCTCTTGCAAATGATCACTGCTGAAAAAAATTCTTCTGTCAGGATTGTGAAAATAAATTAA
- a CDS encoding T9SS type A sorting domain-containing protein — translation MKKQDITLLVMLLHMIFILTAAAQCTGWANTASGVNSNTAYGITLDEENNSYVAGYYNGPTTFGNITLNDNGMYVVKYDSLGSQLWVKAFPGSFFGFPASINYSNAALFFVTTFISSATFGNITLNTAGYYGIAVVKLNTDGDVLWAKTFSGTATSLGYGIYNTSSGKVLITGKYKGTLTMGSYTLTGSAVLNGEYNIYISDLDDSSGDVLWAQSSVVQANFNNGRGYAIRTDIQGNIVLSGYYSNILQFGNQTLNNSGDLYAYAPYVAKFDSNGTCLWINGGIGPATFDNVYALTTDSLSNIYFGCPIDTTTIFSGETFHPEKGNFVIGKYNSSGALLWAKQWGSHVTDSTSLVTVLHLNRNGTLTAYGWGRNEMIFDQDTLTSVGGEDIFSANFDTNGNYLSSFITGGIYGEFFHAAAFDEYDHAYIAGSFFGNTTTLGDFSLHGEAPVDSNFFVNIFVWKNCPAGIGTTVQTVQENQITVFPNPSNGLFFIAGVHEETYLIRNIEGTVISQGKISDHEAIDLSGIASGIYLLSLIDKNFMYQTKIFIQ, via the coding sequence ATGAAAAAACAAGATATTACTCTTTTAGTCATGCTTCTCCACATGATTTTTATCTTGACTGCTGCTGCACAATGCACTGGCTGGGCCAATACTGCTTCAGGAGTGAACAGCAATACTGCATATGGCATCACGCTCGATGAAGAAAATAATTCTTATGTAGCTGGTTATTACAATGGACCAACTACGTTCGGGAATATCACGCTCAATGATAATGGAATGTATGTTGTCAAGTATGATTCTCTCGGAAGCCAGCTTTGGGTGAAAGCTTTTCCCGGCTCCTTCTTCGGGTTTCCTGCATCTATCAATTATTCCAACGCGGCGTTGTTTTTTGTTACCACCTTCATAAGCAGTGCGACATTTGGAAATATCACACTCAACACTGCGGGGTATTATGGTATTGCTGTAGTGAAGCTGAATACCGATGGTGATGTACTATGGGCAAAAACTTTTTCAGGCACCGCTACCTCTTTAGGTTATGGTATTTATAACACTTCTTCCGGAAAAGTTCTGATCACCGGAAAGTATAAAGGAACACTTACCATGGGCAGCTATACGCTTACCGGTTCTGCTGTTCTTAACGGTGAGTATAACATTTATATATCTGATTTGGATGATTCTTCAGGTGATGTGCTATGGGCTCAGAGTTCCGTTGTTCAGGCAAATTTTAATAATGGACGGGGTTATGCTATACGGACAGACATTCAGGGGAATATTGTTTTGTCGGGTTACTATTCAAACATTTTACAGTTCGGAAATCAAACACTTAACAACTCGGGAGACTTATATGCCTACGCTCCCTATGTGGCCAAGTTTGACAGTAATGGAACGTGCCTGTGGATCAACGGTGGTATTGGTCCGGCAACATTTGATAATGTTTACGCGCTTACAACGGATTCGCTGAGTAATATTTATTTCGGCTGCCCCATTGATACCACAACTATTTTTTCAGGGGAAACATTCCACCCTGAAAAAGGAAATTTTGTAATAGGGAAGTACAACTCTTCAGGTGCCTTATTATGGGCAAAACAATGGGGTTCACATGTTACTGACTCAACTAGTCTGGTAACCGTACTTCACCTAAACCGTAATGGTACCTTAACAGCTTACGGCTGGGGAAGGAATGAAATGATCTTTGATCAGGATACATTAACAAGTGTGGGGGGTGAGGATATTTTTTCTGCCAACTTTGATACCAATGGAAATTATCTTTCTTCATTCATTACGGGAGGAATTTATGGTGAATTTTTTCACGCCGCAGCTTTTGATGAATATGATCATGCTTATATTGCCGGCTCCTTCTTTGGTAACACTACTACGCTGGGTGATTTCAGTCTTCACGGGGAAGCTCCGGTAGATTCTAATTTTTTCGTCAACATATTTGTATGGAAGAATTGCCCGGCGGGAATAGGTACCACCGTTCAAACCGTACAGGAAAACCAGATCACAGTTTTCCCAAATCCTTCAAATGGATTGTTTTTCATTGCCGGAGTTCACGAAGAAACCTACCTGATCCGCAATATTGAAGGGACTGTTATATCTCAAGGGAAAATATCAGATCATGAGGCGATTGATCTTTCAGGTATTGCTTCAGGAATTTATTTGCTCAGTCTTATTGATAAAAATTTTATGTATCAAACTAAGATTTTCATTCAATAA